In a genomic window of Anoxybacter fermentans:
- a CDS encoding HAD family hydrolase — protein MFERVKAVIFDMDGTLVDSMGMWREIDRNFLAKRGIPVPEDIQQAIEGKSFTETAVYFKKRFQLSESVEEIIAEWIEMSKNYYEHQIPLKPGVRRLVEYLYKKGYKIGLATSGQRQLVEVVLRRHRLKSYFQSIWTSCEVGKGKPHPDIFLKVAEDLGVKPAECLVFEDTLAGVLAGKRAGMRVVAVYDAYSVPQMEKIREVADKYIESFEEIA, from the coding sequence GTGTTTGAAAGAGTTAAAGCGGTGATCTTTGATATGGATGGAACGTTGGTTGATTCGATGGGGATGTGGAGAGAGATTGACCGGAATTTTTTAGCCAAACGTGGAATTCCTGTTCCAGAAGATATACAACAGGCTATTGAAGGAAAAAGTTTTACTGAAACAGCAGTTTATTTTAAAAAAAGATTTCAATTGTCTGAAAGTGTAGAGGAAATAATCGCTGAGTGGATTGAAATGAGTAAAAATTATTATGAACATCAGATTCCTCTTAAGCCCGGTGTAAGGAGGTTAGTGGAATATCTCTATAAAAAGGGTTATAAGATTGGTCTGGCAACCAGTGGTCAACGTCAGTTGGTGGAAGTGGTTTTAAGACGGCACAGGTTAAAGTCATATTTTCAAAGTATCTGGACATCATGTGAAGTTGGGAAGGGTAAACCTCATCCAGATATTTTCTTAAAAGTTGCAGAAGATTTGGGGGTTAAACCTGCTGAATGTCTGGTCTTTGAGGATACACTGGCTGGTGTATTGGCTGGAAAACGGGCTGGTATGCGTGTTGTGGCAGTATATGATGCTTATTCTGTGCCTCAAATGGAAAAAATCAGAGAAGTTGCAGATAAATATATTGAAAGTTTTGAGGAGATTGCATGA
- a CDS encoding GGDEF domain-containing protein, producing the protein MIKLSDIWNLRNYIIFVSIIGLIIILLNTPNLSQFLQFDVLLFLILCIIASNTSIQFKNGLYMTLTLPVSFFLLLSLNLSMAIYIGGLGILSFQIINKRGIKHTFFNIAQFAIAIFLTSTFLNLFYDGTVNLPEDLFYLIPSVLIFEAINSILASIPISFETGQPFKYVLLQNIRESQIGMPLYLTNGLIMFICYQAYGLWGLSLVIIPLFSNNWLLKVSKNADLHKEKSYICPTTGLKNRRCLDEWLENEFPKVINYNSTISFILIDIDDFKKINDQYGHNIGDQVLKEFGRLIKENIRDTDLIYRYGGEEFVIIFPGFQEEQANVVVERLHKIINKHSFTNERIKVTFSAGIAGLNSRLLNDNNMDTASELLRRADMAMYSAKQSGKDQTHFYYQ; encoded by the coding sequence TTGATTAAGTTATCAGATATTTGGAATTTACGTAATTATATAATATTTGTTAGTATTATAGGTCTGATTATTATATTACTCAATACACCAAATTTATCACAGTTTTTACAGTTTGATGTATTACTTTTTCTAATTCTATGCATTATTGCTTCAAATACCTCAATCCAGTTTAAAAACGGTCTTTACATGACCCTTACCCTCCCAGTCTCATTCTTCCTATTATTATCTCTCAATTTAAGTATGGCTATATATATAGGGGGACTTGGAATACTTTCTTTCCAGATTATCAATAAACGGGGTATAAAACATACATTCTTTAATATTGCTCAATTCGCTATTGCCATTTTTTTAACCAGTACTTTTTTAAACTTATTTTATGATGGAACTGTTAATCTACCTGAAGATTTGTTTTATCTCATACCATCTGTTCTAATCTTTGAAGCTATTAATTCAATACTGGCTAGTATCCCCATATCTTTTGAAACCGGACAGCCATTTAAATATGTATTATTACAAAACATCCGGGAATCACAGATAGGTATGCCTCTTTATCTCACTAATGGACTAATTATGTTTATCTGCTACCAAGCCTATGGTTTATGGGGATTATCCCTTGTTATTATACCTCTCTTTTCCAATAACTGGCTTTTGAAAGTTTCGAAAAATGCTGACCTTCACAAAGAAAAATCTTATATCTGCCCAACTACTGGATTAAAAAACAGGCGCTGTCTTGATGAATGGTTGGAAAATGAATTTCCTAAAGTTATCAATTACAATTCCACAATCTCCTTCATCCTGATTGATATCGATGATTTTAAGAAAATTAACGACCAATACGGCCATAACATTGGTGATCAGGTTCTAAAGGAATTTGGAAGACTTATAAAAGAAAATATTCGAGATACTGATTTAATTTATCGTTATGGCGGTGAAGAATTCGTGATTATTTTCCCTGGTTTTCAAGAAGAACAGGCCAATGTTGTTGTTGAGCGACTTCATAAAATAATCAATAAACATTCTTTTACTAATGAGCGTATCAAAGTCACTTTCAGCGCCGGAATTGCCGGACTGAATTCGAGACTTCTTAATGATAATAATATGGATACTGCCAGTGAACTTCTTAGACGAGCTGATATGGCAATGTATAGTGCTAAACAATCAGGAAAAGACCAGACCCACTTCTATTACCAATAA
- the yunB gene encoding sporulation protein YunB — translation MYRPYWNKTGHRLFKFIIIIFLISGFLGAAVTLMIESFLRPIFLAIAEEKAVQMVTDAISRSVYQHARTLQYTDLIHYQTNHQGDIILMQPNLQLVNEFISEVNMTIQQNLKKLRETEIRIPIAQALGIQVLAALGPSLSVQMVPIGIVRPPQILDTFETAGINQTRHKIYMHVIAEVRIVVPFLHKKIQVNTQVPVTEVTIMGKVPEVYVGIDGGIIRWE, via the coding sequence ATGTATAGACCTTACTGGAATAAAACGGGCCATAGGTTATTTAAATTTATAATTATTATATTTTTGATTTCCGGATTTTTAGGTGCTGCAGTAACGTTAATGATCGAATCTTTCTTACGCCCGATTTTTTTGGCTATTGCTGAAGAAAAAGCAGTTCAGATGGTCACAGATGCTATCAGCCGTTCTGTCTATCAACATGCCAGGACTTTGCAATATACTGATTTGATTCACTACCAGACTAATCATCAGGGTGATATTATCCTGATGCAGCCGAATTTACAGCTTGTTAATGAATTTATATCAGAAGTGAATATGACCATTCAGCAAAATCTAAAAAAACTGAGAGAAACAGAAATCCGGATACCCATTGCTCAAGCTCTGGGAATTCAGGTTTTAGCAGCTTTAGGACCCAGCTTGAGTGTCCAGATGGTTCCTATTGGAATTGTTAGGCCACCACAGATTCTGGATACTTTTGAAACAGCGGGAATTAATCAGACCAGGCATAAGATTTATATGCATGTGATAGCTGAGGTTCGGATAGTAGTACCTTTTTTGCATAAAAAAATACAGGTAAACACCCAGGTACCTGTAACCGAAGTGACCATTATGGGGAAAGTACCGGAAGTTTATGTTGGGATTGATGGAGGAATTATCCGTTGGGAGTAA
- the tyrS gene encoding tyrosine--tRNA ligase, giving the protein MTIEEQVEFLMRGVEQIISKEELVEKLKKAEKTGKPLKVKLGMDPTAPDIHLGHTVVLNKLRQFQDLGHEVILIIGDFTAMIGDPTGKNETRPQLTREEVIENAKTYQEQVFKILDKEKTTIRYNSEWLAKMNFADVINLCSKYTVARMLERDDFSKRMKEERPISIHEFFYPLMQGYDSVAIEADIELGGTDQLFNLLVGRSLQKDWGQESQVIMMTPILEGLDGVEKMSKSKGNYIGVNFTPEDMFGKIMSIPDELIIRYFTLLTDIPMEEIEKMEKGMKDGSVHPMEAKKALGRAIVTRFHDEKAAERAQAEFEKVFSKGGLPEDMPKVEITDVDLEEGKIWIITLLTKANLVKSNSEGRRMIQQGAVSVDGEKITDIKAQIEPVDGMVIRVGKRRFAQVKVK; this is encoded by the coding sequence ATGACAATTGAAGAACAAGTGGAATTTTTGATGCGCGGTGTAGAACAAATTATTTCTAAAGAAGAATTAGTTGAAAAACTGAAAAAAGCAGAGAAGACAGGTAAACCATTAAAGGTGAAATTGGGTATGGATCCAACTGCACCGGATATCCACCTTGGCCATACTGTTGTTTTAAACAAATTACGTCAGTTTCAGGATCTGGGTCATGAGGTCATTTTGATTATTGGAGATTTTACTGCGATGATTGGTGATCCTACTGGTAAGAATGAGACCAGACCTCAGTTGACCAGAGAAGAAGTTATAGAGAATGCCAAAACATATCAAGAGCAGGTCTTTAAGATCCTTGATAAGGAGAAGACTACTATTCGTTATAATAGTGAATGGTTGGCTAAAATGAACTTTGCTGATGTAATCAATCTCTGCTCTAAATATACCGTTGCCAGGATGCTGGAAAGAGATGATTTTTCCAAACGGATGAAAGAAGAAAGACCAATTAGCATACATGAGTTTTTCTACCCGTTGATGCAGGGATATGATTCTGTTGCTATCGAAGCAGATATAGAATTGGGTGGAACCGATCAACTCTTTAATCTGCTAGTTGGCCGTTCATTGCAAAAAGATTGGGGTCAGGAGTCTCAGGTGATTATGATGACTCCAATCCTGGAAGGTTTGGATGGAGTAGAGAAGATGAGTAAGAGTAAAGGAAATTATATCGGAGTGAATTTTACTCCTGAGGATATGTTTGGCAAAATTATGTCTATACCTGATGAATTGATTATCCGTTATTTTACTTTACTTACTGATATTCCAATGGAAGAGATTGAAAAGATGGAAAAGGGTATGAAAGACGGTTCTGTTCATCCTATGGAGGCTAAAAAGGCTCTGGGCCGGGCCATTGTTACCCGTTTCCATGATGAAAAAGCTGCGGAACGAGCTCAGGCTGAGTTTGAAAAGGTCTTCTCCAAAGGTGGTCTTCCAGAGGATATGCCGAAGGTGGAAATCACTGATGTAGATTTAGAAGAAGGAAAAATATGGATTATTACTCTTCTAACAAAAGCTAACCTGGTAAAGAGCAACAGTGAAGGACGGAGAATGATTCAGCAAGGTGCTGTTTCTGTGGATGGTGAAAAGATTACAGATATAAAGGCACAAATTGAGCCTGTTGATGGTATGGTAATTAGAGTAGGCAAGCGACGCTTTGCTCAGGTGAAAGTTAAATAA